From a single Arachis hypogaea cultivar Tifrunner chromosome 3, arahy.Tifrunner.gnm2.J5K5, whole genome shotgun sequence genomic region:
- the LOC112790975 gene encoding uncharacterized protein, translated as MKVTESEAEAEGVTVRECIEVMSSLLSEIPSMESFKGKWSLIGATLTHLQTHLSDSDFPASNPLSLDLLRSLSQTLHHALSLAQHCHSPNPPHGKLKTQSDLHSLLDTLNRHLHDSTILSRTHIDNAAALSTNPRDSLRSQSRNLITRLQIGSPDSRNSAMDSLLSLLHQDDKNVVIAVAQGVVPVLVRTLDHSTSSESKEKAVAAIARISTVDTSKPVLAAEGLLLLNHLLRVLDSGSGFAKEKACIALQALSYSKENARAIGSRGGISSLLEICQAGTPGSQASAAGVLRNLSRFAEIKENLVEENAVFVLLGLASSGTALAQENAIACLCGLVSEDQSLKLSVVREGALESLKNFWESGRSPDVAIEFLGQLASCSRVADVVVSDGFVVPRVVAALGSGVMAVRVAAGKAVYAMCLESARARKELGECGGVSPLIKMLVDGKSTEEKEAGAKALSVMLMHAGNRRVFRKDERGIVSAVQLLNPSVVGLDKRYPVSLLESLVHSKKCKKQMVAAGACVYTQKLVDMDVPGSKKLLESLGRAKIWGVFARP; from the coding sequence AGGGAAAGTGGTCACTCATCGGAGCCACACTGACACACCTCCAAACCCACCTCTCCGACTCCGATTTCCCCGCCTCAAACCCACTATCCCTCGACCTCCTCCGCTCTCTCTCGCAAACGCTCCACCACGCTCTCTCCCTCGCCCAACACTGCCACTCCCCCAACCCCCCTCACGGCAAGCTCAAGACACAGAGCGACCTCCACTCCCTCCTCGACACCCTCAACCGCCACCTCCACGACTCCACCATCCTCTCCCGCACCCATATCGACAACGCCGCCGCCCTCTCCACCAACCCCCGCGACTCTCTCAGATCCCAATCCAGGAACCTCATCACCCGCCTCCAAATCGGCTCACCGGACTCTCGAAACTCCGCCATGGACTCCCTGCTTTCTCTTCTCCATCAGGACGACAAGAACGTCGTCATCGCCGTCGCGCAGGGCGTGGTCCCGGTACTCGTGCGCACACTCGATCACTCCACCTCCTCTGAGTCCAAGGAAAAAGCCGTTGCCGCCATCGCCAGAATCTCAACCGTCGACACCAGCAAGCCCGTCCTCGCTGCCGAGGGCTTGCTTCTCCTCAACCATCTCCTCCGGGTACTCGATTCCGGAAGCGGGTTCGCGAAGGAGAAAGCCTGCATAGCGCTTCAGGCGCTGAGTTACTCGAAGGAGAACGCCAGGGCCATAGGCTCACGCGGCGGAATCTCGTCGCTCTTGGAGATCTGCCAAGCTGGCACCCCCGGTTCTCAAGCCTCCGCCGCCGGCGTTCTCAGGAATTTATCGCGCTTCGCCGAGATCAAGGAGAATCTCGTAGAAGAAAACGCTGTTTTCGTCCTCTTGGGTCTCGCTTCTTCCGGAACTGCGTTGGCGCAAGAGAATGCCATCGCCTGCCTCTGTGGTTTAGTCTCTGAGGACCAAAGCTTGAAGCTTTCGGTGGTTAGGGAAGGTGCGCTGGAGAGCTTGAAGAATTTCTGGGAGTCGGGTCGGAGCCCCGATGTAGCAATTGAATTTCTGGGTCAGCTGGCTTCGTGTTCGCGCGTGGCGGACGTTGTTGTCTCCGATGGGTTTGTTGTGCCGCGTGTGGTGGCTGCATTGGGGTCCGGAGTTATGGCGGTTAGAGTTGCGGCAGGTAAAGCCGTATATGCTATGTGTTTGGAGAGCGCAAGAGCGAGGAAGGAGTTGGGTGAGTGCGGCGGCGTTAGCCCTCTGATAAAGATGCTGGTGGATGGGAAGAGCACGGAGGAGAAGGAGGCGGGTGCGAAAGCATTGTCGGTGATGCTGATGCATGCAGGGAATCGGAGAGTGTTTCGGAAGGACGAGAGAGGGATAGTGAGTGCGGTTCAGTTGTTGAACCCTTCGGTGGTGGGTTTGGATAAGAGGTACCCGGTGTCGTTGCTGGAGTCGCTGGTTCATTCCAAGAAGTGTAAGAAGCAGATGGTTGCTGCTGGTGCTTGTGTTTACACTCAGAAGCTTGTGGACATGGATGTCCCTGGTTCCAAGAAGCTCTTGGAAAGCCTTGGTCGTGCCAAGATTTGGGGTGTTTTTGCTAGACCCTAA